A stretch of DNA from Brachyspira pilosicoli:
AACAACCAATAGCAGAAAGCACCCATTCTCCAGAGCCTATAACTATTCCCAAACAAGCAGTAACCCAAACAATGGCCGCAGTAGTTATTCCATGTAATTTACCCCTATTTTGTATAATCATACCAGCACCTAAAAAACCAATGCCGGAAACAATCTGTGCTGTTATTCTGCTGTAATCTGGCATGGAATATAATAATTTGCTTCCTATCTCCATTAATTGACTATTTTGAATCAATATAGTTTTTGCAAATATTTCTTCGTAGCAAGATAATATAGCAGCTCCCATACATACAATACTTGTAGTTCTGCTTCCTATAGGCTTTTTATGCTGCGCTCTCTCCCACCCTATTAAAGCCCCTACTATATATGCTACTAATATTCTTGTTGTTATCTCTAATATATTATAATTTTCAGCTATAGTTTTTATCATTAAATATTTCCTATTTTTCACTACTTCTTTTCAATATAAGAGTCAAATAATTCTATTACATCTTTTCTTTTTTTTCTTGCTGCAAGTCTGTATGCAGTATTATCATAATTATTTCTATCTGTAGGATTTGCTCCAGCTTTTAACAGCTCTTCTATAAT
This window harbors:
- a CDS encoding MgtC/SapB family protein, whose translation is MIKTIAENYNILEITTRILVAYIVGALIGWERAQHKKPIGSRTTSIVCMGAAILSCYEEIFAKTILIQNSQLMEIGSKLLYSMPDYSRITAQIVSGIGFLGAGMIIQNRGKLHGITTAAIVWVTACLGIVIGSGEWVLSAIGCFCIFLSTSIYRAPYFLAHKNHSIIYLIEYNNKIDIESEIDKFGIKIMRFQIIGWKENKNEVPNIIGKIHVFVPNLDYNNIEKIFINSNIKPIKKLNRMNEKINLNSL